In the Danio rerio strain Tuebingen ecotype United States chromosome 8, GRCz12tu, whole genome shotgun sequence genome, one interval contains:
- the LOC137496353 gene encoding zinc finger protein 335-like, with product MTRDNQVTEMGDGQIPHIQYEHDGTFLQEQQIALSQDGQIQYIPITTEQQVVAPEDLEAVAHSAVTGIVRKPAFFTVSYCRCSNDPVYTEATPEQLEQLQEQGIQYDVITFIEE from the exons ATGACCAGAGACAACCAGGTCACTGAG ATGGGGGACGGGCAAATCCCTCACATTCAGTATGAACATGATGGGACGTTTCTACAGGAACAACAG ATTGCTCTGTCTCAGGATGGACAGATTCAGTATATCCCCATCACCACTGAACAGCAGGTTGTGGCCCCTGAAGATCTGGAAGCAGTCGCTCATTCAGCGGTCACTG gaattgtgaggaagccagcattttttacagtaag CTATTGCAGATGCAGCAATGACCCGGTTTACACTGAAGCCACACCTGAACAACTGGAACAACTGCAAGAGCAGGGCATCCAGTATGATGTCATCACTTTTATTGAGGAGTAG